One genomic window of Paraburkholderia phytofirmans PsJN includes the following:
- a CDS encoding fimbrial protein, with protein MTALFNFVCCVRRSMHNVCFGRRNRMRLAVAIAASSLALGIAFPAHAACRIVDGFAPAQGVVNWGIVAAPTNVAIGSVIAKTDMKYDSLFTHQSWHCDGSSFNEYFTMDPRHVLSDIFETNIPGLGVRASVSLVGEDLFSSIPLNFSLDHSGQNTGKTDDVYVFIELVVTGPIDTSATDMLSYNAAGWHHVRDSFDGNILTLANLMIYAQINSPTCSVTQSSVAVTLPPAPVANLSNPNSTTGATPFNLQLNCSLSSNVNVTLTDATDVSNRSTTLNLAPGSSASGVGLQILNGSTPIAYGPDSAAAGNMNQWLAGRSAGGPMTIPLTAQYVRASGALVPGTVKAIATFTMSYQ; from the coding sequence ATGACTGCGTTGTTCAACTTTGTTTGCTGCGTGAGACGCTCTATGCACAACGTCTGTTTTGGCCGCCGCAATAGGATGCGGCTTGCCGTGGCAATTGCCGCAAGTTCGCTTGCTCTGGGCATTGCGTTTCCCGCCCACGCGGCATGCAGAATCGTTGACGGCTTCGCGCCTGCGCAAGGTGTTGTGAACTGGGGCATCGTGGCGGCGCCGACCAATGTGGCGATTGGATCGGTCATCGCCAAAACAGACATGAAATACGATTCGCTTTTCACACATCAATCGTGGCACTGCGACGGTAGCTCTTTTAATGAATATTTTACGATGGACCCACGGCACGTGTTGTCCGACATTTTTGAAACGAACATTCCAGGACTTGGCGTTCGCGCTTCGGTGTCGCTCGTCGGCGAGGATTTATTCTCTTCCATACCCCTAAACTTTTCTTTGGACCACTCCGGGCAGAACACCGGCAAGACTGACGACGTGTACGTTTTTATCGAACTTGTCGTAACTGGTCCAATCGACACGAGCGCTACCGACATGCTGTCCTACAACGCGGCAGGATGGCACCATGTCCGAGATTCGTTTGACGGAAATATACTGACGCTGGCGAATCTCATGATTTACGCTCAAATTAACTCGCCCACCTGCAGCGTCACGCAGTCTTCAGTTGCAGTGACCTTGCCCCCGGCCCCTGTGGCGAACCTGAGTAACCCAAACTCCACCACGGGGGCAACGCCCTTCAATCTTCAACTGAACTGCTCGTTGTCGTCTAACGTCAATGTAACGCTCACCGATGCGACGGATGTTTCCAACCGTTCAACCACGCTGAATTTGGCGCCGGGTTCGTCCGCCTCGGGCGTCGGCTTGCAGATACTTAATGGATCCACTCCCATCGCATACGGACCGGACTCGGCGGCGGCAGGGAATATGAATCAGTGGTTAGCAGGCAGATCAGCGGGCGGCCCCATGACTATTCCCCTCACCGCGCAGTACGTGCGAGCGTCTGGCGCGCTGGTTCCAGGAACGGTAAAGGCCATCGCGACGTTCACGATGTCCTATCAATAA
- a CDS encoding LysR family transcriptional regulator produces MRRLPSLIALRFFEETARHMSFNRAAIALCVTQGAVSRQIKLLEESLGAKLFERDHKGIRLTQAGLQLLPCLSEAFDTIERGFRQITAAKGRRRLVLALPPTFATQWFSPRLGSLAVELPDVELSVRTEAHGDLHCQIRFGRQALPDAHSELLMMERHVLVGAPRLLGQPLDALLERMPALHVLHNEARLELWPNWLAKAGMPARYADNGIEFSTLEQAIRAASKGAGLAIVDRNMIVEELADGSLAQFSDVEVSGPFGYWLDIPQRHVALEHVQALAGWMREEVLKLDPR; encoded by the coding sequence ATGCGGCGCTTGCCATCGCTGATCGCGTTGCGCTTCTTCGAAGAGACGGCCCGGCACATGAGCTTCAACCGTGCAGCCATTGCGCTGTGCGTGACTCAAGGCGCCGTGAGCCGGCAAATCAAGCTGCTTGAGGAATCGCTCGGCGCGAAACTGTTCGAGCGCGACCACAAAGGCATCCGCCTGACGCAGGCGGGCCTGCAATTGCTGCCCTGCCTGTCTGAGGCCTTCGATACGATCGAGCGAGGCTTTCGCCAGATCACGGCGGCCAAAGGACGACGGCGTCTCGTGCTCGCTCTGCCGCCCACGTTCGCCACGCAATGGTTTTCGCCGCGGCTGGGCTCGCTCGCGGTGGAATTGCCCGACGTCGAACTGTCCGTTCGTACTGAAGCGCACGGAGACCTTCACTGTCAGATTCGCTTTGGCCGGCAGGCGCTGCCGGACGCGCACTCCGAACTGCTGATGATGGAGCGCCACGTGCTCGTAGGCGCGCCGCGTTTGCTCGGTCAACCGCTCGATGCGCTGCTCGAACGCATGCCGGCGCTGCACGTGCTGCACAACGAGGCCCGGCTCGAATTGTGGCCGAACTGGCTCGCCAAGGCGGGCATGCCCGCACGTTACGCGGATAACGGCATCGAGTTCTCGACGCTGGAACAGGCGATTCGTGCGGCGAGTAAAGGCGCGGGGCTGGCGATCGTCGACCGGAACATGATCGTCGAGGAACTGGCGGACGGCAGCCTCGCGCAGTTTTCCGACGTCGAGGTGAGCGGGCCGTTTGGGTATTGGCTCGATATTCCGCAGCGGCATGTGGCGCTCGAGCACGTGCAAGCCCTTGCCGGGTGGATGCGAGAGGAAGTGTTGAAGCTGGATCCGCGCTGA
- a CDS encoding peptide chain release factor 3 has protein sequence MSVSELKRRRTFAVISHPDAGKTTLTEKLLLFSGAIQIAGTVKGRKSNRYATSDWMEIEKQRGISVASSVMQFEYGDAVINLLDTPGHEDFSEDTYRVLTAVDAAVMVIDGANGVEAQTLKLLEVCRSRKTPIVTFINKLDREVREPLELLDEIEQHLGVAAVPFTWPIGMGKDFQGVYDIQRDQVRIFRAGQDKAGGEVETLQAPSDEEGERRFGHAWIKAKEEIDLITGASPDFDREQFLAGQQSPVLFGSAINNFGVKEILDALVDLAPPPSMRMTVQRPVMPDEPKFTGVVFKVQANMDLAHRDRVAFIRVCSGHFERGMAVKVTRTNKTFRANNVVTFLSQRRETVSEAYPGDIIGIPNHGTLSLGDTLTEGEQLQFVGLPFFAPEIFQTVEVVDPMRAKQLGEALKQLGEEGAIQVFRPEVGGLMILGAVGQLQFEVVSHRLSTEYKVDVRMAPARYRMSRWVTCDDAAELRRFTDSYAARIALDASDAPTYLASHVSEIEVAQKAWPKIVFNELREHSGAPFKKAM, from the coding sequence ATGTCAGTCTCCGAACTAAAACGCCGCCGCACGTTCGCGGTCATTTCCCACCCGGACGCCGGTAAGACCACGCTCACGGAAAAGCTGCTGCTGTTCTCGGGCGCGATCCAGATCGCCGGCACCGTGAAGGGCCGCAAGAGCAACCGCTACGCAACGTCCGACTGGATGGAGATTGAAAAGCAGCGGGGCATTTCGGTGGCGAGCTCGGTGATGCAGTTCGAGTACGGCGACGCCGTCATCAACCTGCTCGACACGCCGGGCCACGAAGACTTCTCCGAAGATACCTACCGCGTGCTGACCGCGGTCGACGCCGCGGTCATGGTGATCGACGGCGCGAACGGCGTCGAGGCGCAAACGCTCAAGCTGCTCGAAGTCTGCCGCAGCCGCAAGACGCCGATCGTCACCTTCATCAACAAGCTCGACCGCGAAGTGCGCGAGCCGCTCGAACTGCTCGACGAAATCGAGCAGCATCTGGGCGTTGCCGCCGTGCCGTTCACGTGGCCGATCGGCATGGGTAAGGACTTCCAGGGCGTCTACGATATTCAGCGCGATCAGGTGCGCATTTTCCGCGCGGGACAGGACAAGGCCGGCGGCGAAGTGGAAACGCTGCAAGCGCCGAGCGACGAAGAAGGCGAGCGCCGCTTCGGCCACGCCTGGATCAAGGCGAAGGAAGAGATCGATCTGATCACCGGCGCGTCGCCCGATTTCGATCGCGAGCAGTTCCTCGCCGGTCAGCAATCGCCGGTGCTGTTCGGCTCGGCGATCAACAACTTCGGCGTGAAGGAAATTCTGGACGCGCTGGTCGACCTCGCGCCGCCGCCGTCGATGCGCATGACCGTGCAGCGTCCGGTCATGCCGGACGAGCCGAAGTTCACCGGCGTCGTGTTCAAGGTGCAGGCGAACATGGATCTGGCGCACCGCGACCGCGTGGCATTCATCCGCGTGTGCTCGGGGCATTTCGAACGCGGCATGGCCGTGAAGGTGACCCGCACGAACAAGACGTTCCGCGCCAATAACGTGGTGACGTTTCTGTCGCAACGTCGTGAGACGGTGAGCGAGGCGTATCCGGGCGACATCATCGGTATTCCGAATCATGGCACGCTGAGTCTCGGCGATACGTTGACCGAAGGCGAGCAGTTGCAATTCGTCGGCCTGCCGTTTTTCGCGCCGGAAATTTTCCAGACCGTCGAAGTGGTCGATCCAATGCGCGCCAAGCAGCTCGGCGAGGCGCTCAAGCAACTCGGCGAAGAAGGCGCGATTCAGGTGTTTCGTCCGGAAGTGGGCGGCCTGATGATTCTCGGCGCGGTCGGGCAACTGCAGTTCGAAGTGGTGTCGCACCGTTTGTCGACGGAATACAAGGTCGACGTGCGCATGGCGCCGGCGCGTTACCGCATGTCGCGCTGGGTGACTTGCGACGACGCAGCCGAACTGCGCCGCTTCACCGATTCGTACGCGGCGCGGATCGCGCTCGATGCCTCCGACGCACCGACGTATCTGGCCTCGCACGTGTCGGAGATCGAAGTCGCGCAGAAGGCGTGGCCGAAGATCGTGTTCAACGAGTTGCGCGAGCACTCGGGCGCGCCGTTCAAGAAGGCGATGTAA
- a CDS encoding sugar ABC transporter ATP-binding protein, with translation MSELTSSVPVVEALEVTKRFGSTAALNDVSIRVMPGESHALVGRNGAGKSTLVSILTGLRKPDTGEVRFSGAAAPSIADRDAWRERVACVYQHSTIIRDLSVAENLFINRQPLRGGVIDWQAMRRDARALLDHWKIDVREDARAGDLSVEARQLVEIARALSYGARFIILDEPTAQLDGDEIKRLFRRISELQREGVTFLFISHHLQEVYEICQAVTVLRDARHIVSAPVSALPREQLIEAMTGERGGLAVADAAARGALPADTAVALELKELTGADYEGVSFTVKRGEVVGLTGATSSGRTSVAEAIAGLRAAKRGTISVDGAILPPGDVPASLAHGIGCVPKDRHHEGLVLTQSVAENASMTIARVLGKFGIAAPAKKNAFGQKMIDALGIVAQGPEHVVSGLSGGNQQKVVMARALATNPNVLVLIDPTAGVDVKSKEALLSVVDRVREEGKAVLVVSGELDDLRTCDRVLVMFRGRVAAEFPAGWQDHDLIASVEGVSLHEE, from the coding sequence ATGAGCGAACTCACGTCCTCCGTGCCCGTCGTCGAAGCGCTCGAGGTCACCAAACGCTTCGGCTCGACGGCCGCGCTGAACGACGTGAGCATTCGCGTCATGCCCGGCGAGTCGCACGCGCTCGTCGGTCGCAACGGCGCGGGTAAATCGACGCTGGTGTCGATTCTCACCGGCCTGCGCAAGCCCGACACCGGCGAGGTGCGTTTCAGCGGCGCGGCCGCGCCGTCGATCGCGGATCGCGACGCATGGCGCGAGCGAGTGGCATGCGTCTATCAACATTCGACGATCATCCGCGATCTGAGCGTGGCGGAGAATCTGTTCATCAACCGGCAGCCGTTGCGCGGCGGCGTGATCGACTGGCAAGCCATGCGGCGCGACGCGCGCGCGTTGCTCGATCACTGGAAGATCGACGTGCGCGAAGATGCCCGTGCCGGCGACCTTTCGGTGGAAGCACGGCAACTCGTTGAGATTGCGCGCGCGCTGTCGTACGGCGCGCGCTTCATCATTCTCGACGAACCGACCGCGCAGCTCGACGGCGACGAGATCAAGCGCCTGTTCCGCCGCATCAGCGAGTTGCAGCGCGAGGGCGTGACGTTCCTCTTCATCTCGCATCATCTGCAGGAAGTCTACGAAATCTGCCAGGCCGTGACGGTGTTGCGCGACGCGCGGCATATCGTCAGCGCGCCGGTGTCGGCGTTGCCGCGCGAGCAGCTGATCGAAGCGATGACCGGCGAACGCGGCGGTCTCGCCGTCGCCGATGCGGCAGCGCGTGGCGCATTGCCCGCCGATACGGCGGTCGCGCTGGAACTCAAGGAACTGACCGGCGCCGATTACGAAGGCGTGTCGTTCACCGTCAAGCGTGGCGAAGTGGTCGGCTTGACTGGCGCGACGAGCAGCGGCCGTACGAGCGTGGCCGAAGCGATTGCGGGCCTGCGCGCGGCCAAACGCGGCACGATCAGTGTGGACGGCGCAATCTTGCCGCCCGGCGATGTGCCCGCATCGCTTGCGCACGGCATCGGCTGCGTGCCGAAGGATCGGCATCACGAAGGCCTCGTGCTCACACAATCGGTCGCGGAAAACGCATCGATGACGATCGCGCGTGTGCTCGGCAAATTCGGCATCGCGGCGCCCGCGAAAAAGAACGCCTTCGGCCAGAAGATGATCGACGCGCTCGGCATCGTGGCGCAAGGTCCGGAGCATGTCGTGTCGGGTCTGTCAGGCGGCAATCAGCAGAAGGTGGTGATGGCGCGCGCGCTCGCGACCAATCCCAATGTGCTCGTGCTGATCGATCCCACCGCGGGCGTCGACGTGAAATCGAAGGAAGCGTTGCTCTCCGTCGTGGATCGCGTGCGCGAGGAGGGCAAGGCCGTGCTGGTCGTGTCCGGCGAACTCGACGATCTGCGCACCTGTGACCGCGTGCTGGTCATGTTCCGTGGCCGTGTCGCGGCCGAATTTCCCGCGGGTTGGCAGGACCACGACCTGATCGCATCCGTTGAAGGAGTCAGTCTTCATGAAGAATAG
- a CDS encoding bifunctional acetate--CoA ligase family protein/GNAT family N-acetyltransferase, translated as MTVRNLDALFRPKSVAVIGASERPGSTGEMVWTRVLDGGFDGPLWPVNPKYETLGGHAVIHDAGDLPEAPTVALICTPPATWPGIIHKLGGLGTRAAIIVGEVRCDEDRLALRHALSAARPNLLRIVGPGSLGVVSPALRAHLGAPSCTVKAGGVAWVSQSNALTNAVLGWAHARGLGFSHAVALGGEADVDAGDVLDYLASDPGTRAILLELDSVRAARKFMSAARAAARNKPVLALRSGRADPADALYTAAFRRAGMVRVDALDDLLDEIETLGVGRVAAGATATLITSDRGLATLACDAFAAAGDTLAPWPDEASDALKQSLPYAVGGNPLELGDDARPEHFGTALKLLAEHRSTGTAFVVHASTHGAPVGEVAQALIANQRYAYRGLLACFFGGVDAATRDALHAQGIPVHTTPQRLARAFARLVDYRMGRELLMQTPEGLPAQIPECIDAAQAQARAALAAGEHQLTGEAAARFLGRFGLQVEAREGSASEGGAGQVAQEIAQEIAQGSAQVAAAVSDALRASDCPESSADSSTRPVVDIAVELHDDDNFGPVFRFTTPSADGVSEPLRVYGLPPLNPMLARDMVTRSPYARLVAPEPALAALTALSQAVCDVKELVGLTLTLRVYRDRVVVVEPTLKLASTRSRLAIVPYPRRFEETLDWQGVRVTVRPIRPEDEAAHHDFVEAMTPEDLRLRFFGAVGSFDHSQLARMTQIDYDREMALIATVQSEEGVTRTLGVVRAVADPDNETAEFAVAVRSDQKGRRLGQLLMDRIIKYARARGIHWLVGEALRENTPMIGLAKASGFTITRTEDPGVVGFRMALDEATEASA; from the coding sequence GTGACCGTTCGCAATCTCGACGCCTTGTTTCGACCCAAATCCGTCGCCGTGATCGGCGCCTCGGAGCGGCCCGGCAGCACCGGCGAGATGGTGTGGACGCGCGTGCTGGATGGAGGCTTCGACGGCCCGCTCTGGCCGGTCAATCCGAAGTACGAAACGCTCGGCGGCCACGCCGTGATCCACGACGCGGGCGATCTGCCGGAAGCGCCCACGGTCGCGCTGATCTGCACGCCACCGGCGACGTGGCCCGGCATCATCCATAAGCTCGGCGGATTGGGCACGCGCGCGGCGATTATCGTCGGCGAGGTGCGGTGCGATGAGGACCGGCTCGCGCTGCGGCACGCGCTTTCGGCGGCGCGGCCGAATCTCTTGCGGATCGTCGGGCCGGGCAGTCTCGGCGTGGTGTCGCCGGCGCTGCGCGCGCATCTGGGCGCGCCGTCGTGCACGGTGAAGGCGGGCGGCGTCGCGTGGGTGTCGCAGTCGAACGCGCTGACCAACGCCGTGCTCGGCTGGGCGCACGCGCGCGGCCTCGGCTTCTCGCACGCGGTGGCGCTCGGCGGCGAGGCGGATGTCGATGCGGGCGACGTGCTCGACTATCTGGCCAGCGACCCCGGCACGCGTGCCATCCTGCTCGAACTGGATAGCGTGCGGGCGGCGCGCAAGTTCATGTCGGCGGCCCGCGCGGCGGCGCGCAACAAGCCGGTGCTGGCGCTGCGCTCCGGCCGCGCCGATCCCGCCGACGCGCTCTACACCGCCGCCTTCCGCCGCGCCGGCATGGTGCGCGTCGATGCGCTCGACGACCTGCTCGACGAGATCGAGACGCTCGGCGTGGGCCGTGTGGCGGCGGGCGCCACGGCCACGCTGATTACGAGCGACCGTGGCCTCGCCACTTTGGCTTGCGACGCCTTCGCCGCGGCCGGCGATACGCTCGCGCCGTGGCCCGATGAAGCGTCGGATGCCTTGAAGCAAAGCTTGCCGTACGCGGTCGGCGGCAATCCGCTGGAACTGGGCGACGACGCGCGTCCGGAGCACTTCGGCACGGCGCTCAAACTGCTCGCGGAGCATCGCAGCACCGGCACGGCCTTCGTGGTCCACGCGTCGACACATGGCGCGCCGGTCGGCGAAGTGGCGCAGGCCTTGATCGCGAATCAGCGGTACGCCTACCGCGGCTTGCTCGCGTGTTTTTTCGGTGGCGTGGATGCCGCCACGCGCGACGCCCTGCACGCGCAAGGCATTCCGGTTCATACGACGCCGCAGCGCCTCGCGCGCGCCTTCGCGCGGCTGGTCGATTACCGGATGGGACGCGAACTGCTGATGCAGACGCCGGAGGGTTTGCCGGCGCAAATTCCCGAATGCATCGACGCGGCTCAGGCTCAGGCGCGCGCCGCGCTTGCAGCAGGTGAGCACCAACTAACCGGCGAAGCGGCGGCGCGGTTTTTGGGGCGGTTCGGATTGCAGGTGGAAGCGCGAGAAGGAAGTGCCAGCGAGGGTGGCGCGGGGCAAGTTGCGCAAGAAATCGCGCAAGAAATCGCGCAGGGATCGGCGCAGGTCGCAGCGGCAGTTTCGGACGCACTGCGGGCGTCGGATTGCCCGGAATCGAGTGCGGACTCGTCTACCCGACCCGTCGTCGACATCGCCGTCGAACTCCACGACGACGACAACTTCGGCCCTGTCTTCCGCTTCACGACGCCATCGGCCGACGGTGTGTCCGAGCCCTTGCGCGTCTACGGGTTGCCGCCGCTGAACCCAATGCTCGCGCGCGACATGGTCACGCGTTCGCCCTACGCGCGGCTGGTTGCGCCGGAGCCGGCGCTGGCCGCGCTGACGGCGCTCTCGCAAGCCGTGTGCGACGTCAAGGAGCTCGTCGGGCTCACATTGACGCTCAGGGTGTACCGCGATCGCGTGGTGGTCGTCGAGCCCACGCTGAAACTTGCGTCCACGCGCAGCCGCCTCGCGATCGTGCCTTACCCGCGCCGTTTCGAAGAGACGCTGGACTGGCAGGGCGTGCGGGTGACGGTGCGGCCGATCCGCCCGGAGGACGAGGCCGCGCACCACGACTTCGTCGAAGCAATGACGCCTGAAGATTTGCGTCTGCGATTTTTCGGCGCGGTGGGCAGCTTCGACCACTCGCAACTCGCGCGCATGACGCAGATCGACTACGACCGCGAAATGGCGCTGATCGCCACCGTGCAAAGCGAAGAAGGTGTCACGCGGACGCTGGGCGTGGTGCGCGCAGTGGCCGATCCCGACAACGAAACCGCCGAATTCGCGGTGGCGGTGCGCTCGGATCAGAAAGGCCGGCGCCTCGGCCAATTGCTGATGGACCGGATCATTAAATATGCGCGGGCGCGCGGCATTCATTGGCTGGTTGGCGAGGCGCTGCGTGAGAATACGCCGATGATCGGGCTCGCCAAGGCCAGCGGTTTCACGATTACGCGGACGGAGGATCCGGGCGTGGTCGGGTTCAGGATGGCGCTGGATGAAGCGACAGAGGCAAGCGCTTAG
- a CDS encoding IclR family transcriptional regulator, translated as MDADDKDDADRYRAPALDKGLDILELLAEQKEGLTRAEITKLLGRNASEMYRMPERLVARQYVVRSAGGDRYSLSLKLYALAHRHPPMNRLISEALPLMQRFADAAEQSCHLVVYDRGNLLVIAQVDGPGTWGMSVRLGSRVGLIDTGSGRVMLAFQSIEQREQMLAEHTKVKGEVTIDRDALEQACERIRAAGFSQKDSQQTFGVTDLTFPIQGPSGQAIAVLTCPYLRRIDEYVAPTLEAATALLRETVQALSMFHENAA; from the coding sequence ATGGACGCAGACGACAAAGACGACGCCGACCGCTACCGCGCCCCAGCGCTCGACAAAGGCCTCGACATCCTCGAACTGCTCGCCGAGCAGAAGGAAGGACTCACGCGCGCCGAAATCACCAAGCTGCTTGGACGCAACGCGAGCGAGATGTATCGCATGCCCGAACGGCTGGTCGCGCGTCAGTACGTGGTGCGCTCGGCGGGGGGAGACCGCTATTCGCTCAGCCTCAAGCTGTATGCGCTCGCGCACCGTCATCCGCCGATGAACCGTCTGATCTCCGAAGCGCTTCCGCTCATGCAGCGCTTTGCCGATGCTGCCGAACAATCGTGTCACCTCGTGGTATACGACCGCGGCAATCTGCTGGTGATCGCACAAGTGGATGGTCCGGGTACGTGGGGCATGTCGGTGCGGCTCGGTTCGCGTGTCGGCCTGATCGACACCGGTTCGGGGCGCGTGATGCTCGCGTTTCAAAGCATCGAGCAGCGTGAACAGATGCTGGCCGAACACACCAAAGTGAAGGGCGAGGTCACGATCGATCGTGATGCGCTCGAACAGGCCTGCGAGCGGATTCGCGCGGCGGGTTTTTCGCAGAAGGACAGTCAGCAGACGTTCGGCGTGACCGACCTCACGTTTCCGATTCAGGGGCCGTCCGGCCAGGCGATCGCGGTACTCACGTGTCCGTATCTACGGCGCATCGACGAATACGTCGCGCCGACGCTCGAAGCCGCCACCGCGCTCTTGCGCGAGACGGTTCAGGCACTGTCCATGTTTCATGAGAACGCCGCCTAG
- a CDS encoding sugar ABC transporter substrate-binding protein has translation MSFAKGPLMARRLFRTSLSVTAAAACFAGLAVSGAAQAADSGKIGLGLPLLTSPFWQSYNNYLPKYAKESGLDILAPVNSNGDPVQQITDMNNLLNLGAKGIVVGPLDSAAISRALDAAAAKNVPVVAVDVAPTQGKVAMVVRADNHAYGEKACKYIGEHVKSGKVVQIMGDLASVNGRDRSEAFRSCLKGYPGLTLLEIPASWKGDVAATALDSLLTANPDVKAIYMQAGGVYLSPTLQTLRRKQMLFPAGDAKHVVIVSNDGIPQEFDAIRRGDIDATVSQPADSYAKYGLFYIKAALAGQTFKPGPTDHGSNIIQLAPGILEDQLPAPLVTKSNVDDKALWGNTVK, from the coding sequence ATGTCGTTCGCGAAAGGGCCGCTCATGGCCCGCCGTTTGTTCCGCACTTCGCTCTCCGTCACGGCAGCCGCTGCGTGCTTCGCCGGCCTCGCCGTGTCGGGCGCCGCGCAAGCCGCCGACTCCGGCAAGATCGGCCTCGGTCTGCCGCTGCTGACGTCGCCGTTCTGGCAGTCGTACAACAACTATCTGCCCAAGTACGCGAAAGAGAGCGGCCTCGACATCCTCGCGCCAGTCAATTCGAACGGCGATCCGGTCCAGCAGATCACGGACATGAACAACCTGCTGAACCTCGGTGCGAAGGGCATCGTGGTCGGCCCGCTGGATTCGGCGGCGATCAGTCGCGCGCTCGACGCCGCCGCTGCGAAGAACGTCCCGGTGGTTGCGGTGGACGTCGCGCCGACGCAAGGCAAAGTCGCGATGGTGGTGCGCGCCGATAACCACGCGTACGGCGAGAAGGCGTGCAAATACATCGGCGAGCACGTGAAGTCGGGCAAGGTCGTGCAGATCATGGGCGACCTGGCATCGGTCAACGGGCGCGATCGCTCGGAAGCATTCCGCTCGTGCCTGAAGGGTTATCCGGGTTTGACGCTGCTGGAGATTCCGGCGAGCTGGAAGGGTGACGTCGCGGCCACCGCGCTCGACAGTCTGCTGACCGCGAATCCCGACGTGAAGGCCATTTACATGCAGGCAGGCGGCGTTTATCTGTCACCCACGCTGCAAACCTTGCGTCGCAAGCAGATGCTGTTTCCGGCCGGCGATGCGAAGCATGTCGTGATCGTCAGCAACGACGGCATTCCTCAGGAGTTCGACGCGATCCGCCGCGGCGATATCGACGCGACCGTGTCGCAGCCCGCCGATTCGTACGCGAAATACGGGCTGTTCTATATCAAGGCGGCGTTGGCTGGTCAGACCTTCAAGCCGGGCCCGACCGATCACGGCAGCAACATCATCCAGCTGGCGCCGGGCATTCTGGAAGACCAATTGCCCGCGCCGCTCGTGACGAAATCGAACGTCGACGACAAAGCCTTGTGGGGTAACACCGTTAAATGA